In a genomic window of Gammaproteobacteria bacterium:
- a CDS encoding glycosyltransferase family 2 protein, producing the protein MKQPRVAVVIPCHRVRERIVSVIERIPPSCDRIVVVDDACPERSGEQVAAQVKDARVQVLFNDENLGVGGATLRGFAHAAEDGADILVKIDGDGQMDPRLLPLFTAPVAEGRADYAKGNRFHDLEGLKDMPWPRLLGNAMFSFFAKLSTGYWNIFDPNNGYLALNANVFRALPGAKIDRGYFFESDLLFRLGLLRAVVEDVPMHSRYDGEVSGIRAIREAPLFLFKHLRNLFKRIAYNYFLRDFNLASIELVLGSALLIFGLSFGAVKWMESAEAMLTTPVGTIMLSVLSIILGSQFLLAFINYDVQMVPRTPVAGLLRGLSRDDGGGKIQ; encoded by the coding sequence ATGAAGCAGCCGCGCGTCGCCGTCGTCATTCCGTGCCACCGGGTCAGGGAGCGCATCGTGTCGGTCATCGAGCGCATCCCGCCGTCGTGCGACCGCATCGTCGTCGTGGATGACGCCTGCCCCGAGCGCAGCGGCGAGCAGGTCGCCGCGCAGGTGAAGGATGCGCGGGTTCAGGTGCTGTTCAACGACGAGAACCTCGGCGTCGGCGGCGCGACGCTGCGCGGCTTCGCGCACGCCGCCGAAGACGGCGCCGACATTCTCGTCAAGATCGACGGCGACGGCCAGATGGACCCGCGCCTGCTGCCGCTGTTCACGGCGCCGGTGGCGGAAGGGCGCGCCGACTACGCCAAGGGCAACCGCTTCCACGACCTCGAGGGGCTGAAAGACATGCCGTGGCCGCGGTTGCTTGGAAACGCGATGTTCTCTTTTTTCGCGAAACTGTCCACCGGCTACTGGAACATCTTCGACCCCAACAACGGCTACCTGGCGCTCAACGCGAATGTCTTCCGCGCGCTGCCGGGCGCCAAGATAGACCGCGGCTATTTCTTCGAGAGCGACCTGCTTTTCCGGCTCGGCCTGCTGCGCGCCGTGGTCGAGGATGTGCCGATGCACAGCCGCTACGACGGCGAGGTCAGCGGCATCCGCGCCATCCGCGAGGCGCCGCTCTTCCTGTTCAAGCACCTGCGCAACCTGTTCAAGAGAATCGCCTACAATTATTTTTTGAGGGACTTCAACCTCGCCTCGATAGAACTGGTGCTCGGAAGCGCGCTGCTGATTTTCGGCCTGTCTTTCGGCGCCGTGAAGTGGATGGAGTCCGCCGAGGCCATGCTGACGACGCCGGTCGGCACCATCATGCTGTCGGTGCTTTCGATTATTCTCGGCAGCCAGTTCCTGCTCGCCTTCATCAACTACGATGTGCAGATGGTGCCGAGAACGCCGGTCGCCGGCCTGCTGCGCGGGCTGTCGCGGGATGACGGTGGCGGAAAAATCCAATGA
- the nrfD gene encoding polysulfide reductase NrfD has protein sequence MPPFRHRALDADSAGYFALLAGFALFALAGAGAAWYMEHEGHYVTGMNNQIVWGVPHVFAIFLIVAASGALNVASIASVFGKLDYKPLARLSAILAVALLVGGLAILVLDLGRPDRLIVAMTYYNFKSIFAWNIFLYIGFIFVAAAYLWTMFERRMGRWNRGAGIAALLWRLVLTTGTGSIFGFLVARQAYDAALMAPMFVAMSFSYGLAVFILVLMASSRLARRPLGGLILHKLKNLLGVFVAAVLYFVVAFNLTNLYAAEHRGVEDFLLASGGVYPLLFWAVQVGAGGLLPLLLFYAPPLARSRAAVAAGCALVVVGAFAQLYVIIIGGQAYPLVLFPGMEEGSGFFDGVVAGYTPSLPELTLGVGGVALSLALLMFALAVLDFLPEDLSDRHFSTAAAAAE, from the coding sequence ATGCCGCCGTTTCGCCACCGCGCCCTCGACGCCGACAGCGCCGGCTACTTCGCGCTGCTGGCCGGCTTCGCGCTGTTCGCGCTGGCCGGCGCCGGCGCCGCCTGGTACATGGAGCACGAAGGCCATTATGTGACCGGCATGAACAACCAGATTGTGTGGGGCGTGCCGCATGTTTTCGCGATCTTCCTGATTGTCGCCGCCTCCGGCGCGCTCAATGTCGCTTCCATCGCGTCGGTGTTCGGCAAACTCGACTACAAACCGCTGGCGCGGCTGTCGGCCATCCTCGCCGTGGCGCTGCTGGTCGGCGGGCTTGCCATCCTGGTGCTCGACCTGGGCCGCCCCGACCGCCTGATTGTCGCGATGACCTACTACAACTTCAAGTCCATCTTCGCGTGGAACATCTTTCTCTACATCGGCTTCATCTTTGTCGCCGCCGCCTATCTGTGGACGATGTTCGAGCGCCGGATGGGGCGCTGGAACCGCGGCGCCGGCATCGCGGCGCTGCTGTGGCGCCTGGTGCTGACGACCGGAACCGGCTCCATCTTCGGCTTTCTGGTCGCGCGCCAGGCCTACGACGCCGCGCTGATGGCGCCGATGTTCGTCGCCATGTCGTTCTCGTACGGCCTCGCCGTGTTCATCCTCGTGCTGATGGCGTCCAGCCGCCTCGCGCGACGCCCGCTCGGCGGCCTGATTCTGCACAAACTGAAAAACCTGCTCGGCGTGTTCGTCGCCGCGGTGCTGTATTTCGTCGTCGCCTTCAACCTGACCAATCTCTACGCCGCCGAACACCGCGGCGTCGAGGATTTCCTGCTGGCGAGCGGCGGCGTCTATCCGCTGCTGTTCTGGGCCGTGCAGGTCGGCGCCGGCGGCCTGCTGCCGCTGCTGCTGTTCTACGCGCCGCCGCTGGCGCGTTCGCGCGCCGCCGTCGCCGCCGGCTGCGCGCTGGTCGTCGTCGGCGCCTTCGCGCAGTTGTATGTCATCATCATCGGCGGCCAGGCCTACCCGCTGGTGCTGTTTCCGGGCATGGAGGAAGGCAGCGGTTTCTTCGACGGCGTTGTCGCCGGTTACACGCCGAGCCTGCCGGAACTGACGCTCGGCGTCGGCGGCGTCGCGCTGTCGCTGGCGCTGCTGATGTTCGCGCTGGCCGTCCTCGATTTCCTGCCCGAAGACCTGTCCGACCGCCATTTCAGCACCGCCGCCGCCGCGGCGGAATGA
- a CDS encoding cobyrinate a,c-diamide synthase, which translates to MARWLVSAAHKSSGKTVVAAGLCAALKARGMEVRAFKKGPDYIDPQWLAHACARPCYNLDFNTQSHAGIIATVAAHAAPPGGCTLVEGNKGLYDGVAADGADSNAALARLLGLPVVLVVDCDGMTRGIAPLLQGYRAFDPQVALAGVILNKVGGERHRAKLTAAVEAYTDLPVLGAVMRDARLTLPERHLGLVPSAETNGAARRINDLRDAVAAQVDLEHLLRAVDDAASTASGDGGTLPVPGAALTASGNDDPPASGVASTVSGDGRPLQASGAASAVSGDNGGPLRLGVFRDRAFSFYYPDDLEDLERCGAELVFVNSLHDTRLPPVDGLFIGGGFPETQAAALEANAALRGEVARAINGGLPAYAECGGLMYLSRAITWREHRREMCGVIAADTLMCERPQGRGHVEFSETAHMPWPAIGGEAKTRRAHEFHYSRLVNAAAFNTAYAVSRGDGLGEGRDGIVHKNLLASYLHRRATADNRWTQRFTGFVRARKNAGEAR; encoded by the coding sequence ATGGCGCGGTGGCTGGTCAGCGCGGCGCACAAGTCGTCCGGCAAGACGGTTGTCGCCGCCGGCCTGTGCGCGGCGCTGAAAGCGCGCGGCATGGAAGTGCGCGCGTTCAAGAAAGGCCCCGACTACATTGACCCGCAGTGGCTGGCGCATGCCTGCGCCCGGCCCTGCTACAACCTCGACTTCAACACGCAGTCGCACGCCGGGATCATCGCGACGGTCGCCGCACACGCGGCGCCGCCCGGCGGCTGCACGCTGGTCGAGGGCAACAAGGGGCTGTACGACGGCGTCGCCGCCGACGGCGCCGACAGCAACGCGGCGCTCGCCAGATTGCTCGGCCTGCCGGTGGTGCTGGTCGTGGACTGCGACGGCATGACGCGCGGCATCGCGCCGCTGCTGCAAGGCTACCGCGCGTTCGACCCGCAAGTCGCGCTGGCCGGCGTGATTCTGAACAAGGTCGGCGGCGAACGCCACCGCGCCAAACTGACCGCCGCAGTCGAGGCATACACCGACCTGCCGGTGCTGGGCGCGGTGATGCGCGACGCGCGCCTGACGCTGCCGGAAAGACACCTGGGCCTGGTGCCGTCCGCCGAAACGAACGGCGCGGCGCGGCGCATCAACGATTTGCGCGACGCCGTCGCCGCGCAGGTGGATCTGGAGCACCTGCTGCGCGCCGTTGACGACGCCGCTTCAACAGCGTCCGGCGACGGCGGCACATTGCCGGTACCCGGCGCCGCTTTAACAGCGTCTGGCAACGATGACCCGCCGGCGTCCGGCGTCGCTTCCACGGTATCCGGTGATGGCAGGCCGCTGCAAGCATCCGGCGCCGCTTCTGCGGTATCCGGCGACAACGGCGGCCCGCTGCGTCTCGGCGTTTTCAGGGACCGCGCGTTCTCTTTCTATTACCCCGACGACCTCGAAGACCTTGAACGCTGCGGCGCCGAACTGGTGTTTGTCAACAGCCTGCATGACACGCGCCTGCCGCCGGTGGACGGCCTGTTCATCGGCGGCGGCTTTCCCGAAACGCAGGCCGCGGCGCTTGAAGCCAACGCCGCGCTGCGCGGCGAGGTCGCGCGCGCAATCAACGGCGGCCTGCCGGCCTACGCCGAATGCGGCGGCCTGATGTATCTGTCGCGCGCCATCACCTGGCGCGAACACCGCCGTGAAATGTGCGGCGTCATCGCCGCCGACACGCTGATGTGCGAACGCCCGCAGGGCCGCGGCCATGTCGAGTTCAGCGAAACCGCGCACATGCCGTGGCCCGCCATCGGGGGCGAGGCAAAGACGCGCCGCGCCCACGAATTCCACTACTCGCGCCTGGTCAACGCCGCCGCCTTCAACACCGCCTACGCGGTGTCACGCGGCGACGGCCTCGGCGAAGGCCGCGACGGCATCGTCCACAAAAACCTGCTGGCAAGTTACCTGCACCGCCGCGCCACCGCCGACAACCGCTGGACACAACGCTTCACCGGATTCGTCCGCGCCCGCAAGAACGCCGGAGAAGCGCGGTAA